TCGTTCGAACGAGCAAAAGAGGATATCGACCGCGGGATCGAGGCCGACGAGAAGGCGCTCAACGGCGTGGCGACCCGCACGCCATCGACGCCGTTCTTTCGTTTTCCCTATTTCGACTCGACGCCCGCGACGCTCGATCTCCTGCAATCGCGCGGGATTGCCGTGTTCGGGGCAGACCTTTGGGCCAGTGACTGGGAGGACATAACCCCGGAACAGGAATTGAAGAAGGTCACGGAGCGGCTCGAGACCGCCAAGAAGGGTATCATCCTGTTGCACGACGCGCAGGCGCGAACCGCGGCCATGATGCCCGCCTTCCTGCGCTACTTGCACGACAATGGCTACCACGTCGTTCACATTGTTCCAGCGGCGGCCCAAAAGAGCGCCGATGCGCATTGATGCCGGAATGTCACGGCGGCCCAAAATGGGGTGATCGCGGGGCAATTAAGCCTCCGTTCATGCTAGGCCATGCAAAAATGGGCTGTGGGCCGCGCCTGAACCGTTTCAGGCAGGCTCCGACCAATGTTCGGAGCGCGTGGATTTTTCCTTAAGTCGCGGACCGCGTACGAGGGCAGACGGAGAAATGATCGGTCGTCAAGTTTCCAGCCGGACGCGGCCATGGATCGTCTGCCTCGGACTTTTGGCCGCTGCCCCCGCCGCTGCGCTCGGGGCCGACTGTCCCGGCCATCCCGACGCGCTCGGCACCTCGCGCACGATCGTGGTCGACCCCCGCGAACATCCGCGCATCGGCACGATGCAGTACCGGGAAACACTGCCGCTCAGGGACCACGAGGTGGTCCTCACCTTCGACGACGGGCCGCTGCCGAAATACTCGAACCAGGTGCTCCAGATCCTGGCCAATGAGTGCATCAAGGCAACCTTCTTCACGATCGGCAAGCAGGCCCAGGCAAACCCTGAAGGCGTGCGCAAGCTGGTCGCCGCCGGCCACACCGTCGGCACGCATAGCTTTAGTCATCCGCTCACCTTCGAGAAGATGCCGATCGAGAAGGCGCAGGCCGAGATCGATGCCGGCATCGCCTCGGTCACCGCGGCGATGACCGATCCATCCGCGCTCGCCCCCTTCTTCCGCATTCCCGGCCTGCTCCGCGCCGAGGGCGTGGAGAACCTGCTCGCCTCGCGCGGCATCCAGGTCTGGAGCGCCGATTTTCCGGCCGACGACTGGCGGCATGTCTCGCCCGAG
This genomic interval from Bradyrhizobium sp. CB82 contains the following:
- a CDS encoding polysaccharide deacetylase family protein, whose protein sequence is MIGRQVSSRTRPWIVCLGLLAAAPAAALGADCPGHPDALGTSRTIVVDPREHPRIGTMQYRETLPLRDHEVVLTFDDGPLPKYSNQVLQILANECIKATFFTIGKQAQANPEGVRKLVAAGHTVGTHSFSHPLTFEKMPIEKAQAEIDAGIASVTAAMTDPSALAPFFRIPGLLRAEGVENLLASRGIQVWSADFPADDWRHVSPERVYQLAIQRLEAKGKGILLLHDIQPRTVAALPKIIRELKARGYRIVHVVPATADRPATPTEPVEWLLHRPSENVAAVRWPAIPSFVFARSETLRTPLLSDLNAELPSQATVSHWGVAKAGAESLPVPSRDLFEIKEGSLEVLLATTASRHVATRLAHANAADAISSRGARTRGRAAAVAAHGGKHGQTMASAARPTKLASLKKRQQ